In one window of Rhinoderma darwinii isolate aRhiDar2 chromosome 7, aRhiDar2.hap1, whole genome shotgun sequence DNA:
- the LOC142657054 gene encoding DNA damage-regulated autophagy modulator protein 1-like, which produces MEIRGLAFLPLLWFVWMLLGLGTLTVLTVMSGHEKYPYISGTGKMFPESVIYTVVFMVMSILGAGVASIQYRFMIIQSEPSEKRYIIGQRILYAMACIGCIGNVMNAIYSAKENPTVHGIGAGLAFFLAATYNLCQALCLYKRSFSSRGMCHIRLVTTGVTIVALLISIIPYAAAISGSFSNRCGSRCIEILNITGMLGEYMGFSGLAIHQVTHYTDFQSLSLTLSREGVSISMREKTQDPENPE; this is translated from the exons ATGGAGATCCGGGGTTTGGCATTCTTGCCTCTCCTCTGGTTCGTATGGATGCTATTGGGCCTCGGCACCCTGACAGTCTTGACTGTCATGTCAGGGCATGAAAAATATCCTTATATTAG TGGAACGGGAAAAATGTTCCCTGAATCGGTGATCTACACCGTCGTCTTCATGGTGATGTCCATTCTTG GAGCCGGCGTCGCTTCCATCCAGTACAGGTTCATGATCATTCAGTCTGAACCATCGGAGAAGCGTTATATCATCGGCCAGAGAATCCTCTACGCCATGGCATGCATCGGTTGTATTGGGAATGTCATGAACGCCATATATTCG GCGAAGGAAAATCCTACAGTCCACGGCATTGGCGCAGGATTGGCGTTTTTCCTTGCTGCCACTTACAATCTGTGCCAAGCTTTATGCCTGTACAAGAGATCCTTCAGCAGTCGGGGAATGTGCCACATCAGACTGGTAACAACCGGGGTGACCATTGTGGCACTGCTGATCAGCATCATTCCATATGCTGCAGCAATAAGCGGCTCCTTTTCTAACCGATGTGGCAGTCGCTGTATTGAG ATCTTAAATATAACCGGCATGCTGGGAGAATATATGGGATTCTCCGGCTTGGCAATCCACCAAGTGACACATTATACAGATTTCCAG AGTCTGTCTTTAACATTGTCCAGAGAAGGTGTCTCCATCTCCATGAGGGAAAAGACCCAGGACCCTGAAAACCCTGAATAA